In a genomic window of Gloeocapsopsis dulcis:
- a CDS encoding MotA/TolQ/ExbB proton channel family protein, translating to MDVIEIFRNGGPAMLPLLVLSILSLSVIIERLWFWFRILNQEREIVNRILYAARDNWAGATQLAKRATDQPIGRFLYAPLRLSRPDPELFRLALEATAEDELAAMRQGEKILEAVIALSPLLGLLGTVLGLIQSLRNIRLGDLGTASAAGVTLGIGEALISTAAGLVVAIISLAFYRLFQAFVVNQVKVFRRAGSELEVLYRQHWGDNIPDTQSATPRTNIVQRDTTETFRIPPRSEKKGPDTSPL from the coding sequence GTGGATGTCATAGAAATATTTAGAAACGGTGGACCAGCAATGCTACCATTGCTGGTACTCTCAATTTTGTCTTTAAGTGTGATTATTGAGCGCTTGTGGTTTTGGTTTAGAATTCTGAATCAAGAACGAGAAATTGTAAATCGCATCCTTTATGCAGCTCGCGATAATTGGGCAGGAGCTACACAGCTTGCTAAAAGAGCCACTGATCAACCTATAGGGCGGTTTCTTTATGCTCCATTGCGTTTATCTAGACCTGATCCTGAACTCTTCCGATTAGCATTAGAAGCAACTGCTGAGGATGAATTAGCAGCAATGCGACAAGGAGAAAAAATCCTTGAAGCAGTTATTGCACTATCTCCCTTACTTGGTTTGTTGGGAACTGTATTAGGTTTGATCCAATCTTTGAGAAATATTCGTCTTGGCGATCTAGGAACAGCTTCTGCGGCGGGAGTAACGCTAGGAATTGGTGAAGCGCTGATTAGTACTGCAGCAGGTCTTGTTGTTGCAATTATTAGCCTAGCCTTCTATCGGTTGTTCCAAGCTTTTGTCGTCAACCAAGTTAAAGTTTTCCGTAGGGCAGGAAGTGAGTTGGAAGTTTTATATCGCCAGCATTGGGGTGACAATATACCTGATACTCAGAGCGCTACACCTCGGACAAACATTGTACAGCGAGATACAACTGAAACTTTCCGCATTCCACCACGTTCTGAGAAGAAAGGTCCAGATACATCGCCACTGTAA
- a CDS encoding YkvA family protein, which produces MNFSIQAVYNWYRNLLRNPKYRWWVVLGTAFYFLLPFDVAPDFLPVVGQIDDVFLISLLVAEISQILIEGVKARKADTEPKQATNEGNVGSTASTIDVDAVSVK; this is translated from the coding sequence ATGAACTTTAGCATTCAAGCGGTTTATAACTGGTATCGGAATCTCCTACGCAACCCTAAATACCGTTGGTGGGTAGTGTTAGGAACAGCATTTTATTTCTTGCTGCCGTTTGACGTTGCACCCGATTTTCTGCCAGTTGTAGGACAAATAGATGATGTCTTTTTGATATCACTACTTGTTGCAGAAATTTCTCAGATCCTGATTGAAGGTGTCAAAGCACGTAAAGCAGATACAGAACCCAAGCAAGCTACCAATGAGGGGAATGTAGGTTCCACAGCAAGTACCATTGATGTTGATGCTGTATCAGTTAAATAG
- a CDS encoding leucyl aminopeptidase: MEIRAIDTPLLDWTGDGLAIGLFEETELSGSVVQLDEKFAGAIKEIIDETDFKGKEGSSAIMRIGGGSSVRKVFLIGLGNQEALKLDILRRAAATIARLAKKEKCKIMGVSLPTVDNNPTATTQAIAEGIQLASYQDNRFKSEPEDKGSPVERVDLIGFAGQEEAIARANSICTGVNLARELVAAPPNAVTPITLAETAQKIADDHGLQLEILEREDCEKLGMGAFLGVAQASDLPPKFIHLTYKPEGTPKRKLAIIGKGLTFDSGGLNIKAGAGSSIEMMKMDMGGAGATLGAAKAIAQLKPDVEVHFISAATENMISGRAMHPGDILKASNGKTIEVNNTDAEGRLTLADALVFAEKLGVDAIIDLATLTGACIIALGDEIAGLFSPDDELAHQLGQAAEAAGEKLWRMPFEEKYFEGLKSGIADFKNTGPRGGGSITAALFLKQFVKETPWAHLDIAGPVWTDKENGCSNPGATGYGVRTLVLWVLGY, encoded by the coding sequence ATGGAAATTCGAGCAATTGATACCCCACTTCTAGATTGGACTGGGGATGGTCTTGCTATTGGTTTATTTGAAGAGACTGAATTGAGCGGTAGTGTTGTCCAGCTTGATGAAAAGTTTGCTGGTGCCATCAAAGAAATTATCGATGAGACAGATTTCAAAGGCAAAGAAGGCAGTAGTGCTATTATGCGCATTGGTGGTGGTAGTTCAGTACGTAAAGTATTTCTAATCGGGCTAGGCAATCAAGAAGCGTTGAAATTAGACATTTTGCGACGTGCAGCTGCTACCATTGCTCGATTAGCGAAGAAGGAGAAATGTAAAATCATGGGGGTAAGTCTACCGACGGTAGATAATAACCCTACTGCAACGACACAAGCGATCGCCGAAGGCATTCAACTAGCTTCGTACCAAGATAATCGCTTTAAGTCTGAACCTGAAGATAAAGGTTCTCCAGTCGAACGAGTCGATTTAATCGGATTTGCAGGGCAAGAAGAAGCGATCGCCCGTGCCAACTCGATTTGTACTGGAGTCAACTTAGCAAGAGAATTAGTTGCAGCGCCACCCAACGCAGTTACACCAATTACCTTAGCGGAAACTGCACAGAAAATCGCTGACGATCATGGTTTACAACTAGAAATTCTCGAACGTGAGGATTGTGAAAAACTTGGTATGGGAGCTTTTTTAGGTGTTGCCCAAGCTTCTGATTTACCACCTAAGTTCATTCACCTGACTTACAAACCTGAAGGAACTCCCAAGCGTAAGCTGGCAATTATTGGTAAAGGTTTAACGTTTGATTCTGGCGGCTTAAACATCAAAGCTGGCGCGGGTAGCAGCATTGAGATGATGAAAATGGATATGGGCGGTGCTGGTGCTACCTTAGGTGCTGCCAAAGCGATCGCCCAACTCAAACCAGATGTCGAAGTTCACTTCATCAGTGCGGCTACCGAGAATATGATTAGCGGTCGGGCAATGCATCCTGGAGACATTCTCAAGGCTTCTAATGGTAAAACAATCGAAGTCAACAATACTGATGCCGAAGGACGATTAACCTTAGCAGATGCACTAGTCTTTGCGGAGAAGTTGGGTGTCGATGCGATTATTGACTTGGCAACTCTTACAGGCGCTTGTATTATCGCCCTAGGCGACGAAATTGCTGGCTTGTTCTCTCCTGATGATGAACTAGCACATCAGCTTGGACAAGCCGCTGAAGCGGCTGGCGAAAAACTTTGGCGGATGCCTTTTGAAGAAAAATACTTTGAAGGGCTGAAATCTGGGATTGCTGATTTTAAGAATACAGGACCGCGTGGTGGTGGCTCTATTACAGCAGCATTATTTTTGAAGCAGTTTGTGAAAGAGACTCCCTGGGCGCATTTAGATATTGCTGGTCCTGTATGGACAGACAAAGAAAATGGCTGTAGTAATCCTGGTGCGACAGGCTACGGCGTTCGTACTTTAGTTCTCTGGGTACTTGGCTATTAA
- a CDS encoding class I SAM-dependent methyltransferase, translated as MKWNPEDYAKNSDAQLKWARELRQNLNLQGNESILDVGCGDGKITADFAATLPRGRVIGVDSSPEMIAYATHIYGSKQYPNLSFACVDARSLDFDQEFNLCFSNATLHWVDNTKHFLTVRVERCGVVVG; from the coding sequence ATGAAGTGGAATCCAGAAGACTATGCTAAAAACTCAGATGCTCAACTGAAATGGGCGCGGGAATTAAGACAGAACCTTAATTTGCAAGGAAATGAATCGATCTTGGATGTTGGCTGTGGAGATGGGAAAATCACTGCTGATTTTGCAGCGACTTTACCTAGAGGTCGAGTGATCGGCGTAGACAGTTCTCCTGAAATGATTGCTTATGCTACTCATATTTATGGATCAAAGCAGTATCCAAACCTTTCATTTGCCTGTGTTGATGCCCGTTCCCTTGATTTCGATCAAGAATTCAATCTGTGTTTTTCAAATGCCACACTGCACTGGGTTGACAACACCAAGCATTTCTTAACGGTGCGAGTAGAGCGTTGCGGCGTGGTGGTCGGTTAG
- a CDS encoding phage holin family protein produces the protein MLVELLIAWLVSASSLLLVTQLPVGIEVDSTPKAFISAAVLGIVAAVVNPILKAVFFIPNVVTFGLLSGVFTFIIGAISLALAASLVSGFRLRAGIWSALIGALALSVVSNLIYGFVAL, from the coding sequence ATGTTGGTAGAGTTATTAATTGCATGGTTGGTAAGTGCATCGAGCTTATTACTTGTTACACAACTGCCCGTAGGAATAGAAGTTGATAGCACTCCTAAAGCATTCATTTCTGCTGCTGTTTTAGGCATTGTTGCAGCTGTAGTTAACCCCATATTAAAAGCCGTGTTTTTTATCCCTAATGTGGTGACATTTGGCTTATTGTCTGGTGTGTTCACTTTTATTATTGGTGCTATAAGCTTAGCACTAGCAGCTTCTTTAGTGAGCGGTTTTCGTTTACGTGCAGGAATTTGGAGCGCATTGATTGGAGCATTAGCACTTTCAGTTGTCAGCAACTTAATTTATGGTTTTGTTGCCCTGTAA
- a CDS encoding response regulator: protein MKTVLIVEDDLINARVFSKILVKRGGLDVKHTENVEEVMKIATAGEADIILMDVSLSRSVYQGRAVDGIKITQMLKANAQTAKLPIILVTAHAMEGDRENFLKQSGADGYISKPVVDHQQFIEQILALLPKD from the coding sequence ATGAAAACTGTTTTAATTGTGGAAGACGATTTAATTAATGCACGGGTTTTTTCCAAAATTTTGGTTAAACGTGGTGGCTTGGATGTCAAGCATACCGAAAACGTAGAAGAGGTGATGAAAATCGCAACAGCAGGAGAAGCTGACATTATTTTGATGGATGTTTCTCTCTCGCGTAGTGTGTACCAAGGTAGAGCTGTTGATGGTATTAAGATTACCCAGATGTTGAAAGCGAATGCACAAACTGCTAAATTGCCGATTATTTTGGTAACAGCACACGCAATGGAAGGCGATCGCGAAAATTTTCTTAAGCAAAGTGGCGCTGATGGCTACATTTCTAAACCAGTTGTTGACCATCAACAGTTTATCGAGCAAATTTTGGCATTGCTGCCAAAAGACTAA
- the hisS gene encoding histidine--tRNA ligase, whose translation MGEIQALRGTRDILPEEVGYWQQVETTARDILSKAAYREIRTPIFEQTELFERGIGEATDVVGKEMYTFRDRGDRSITLRPEGTAGVVRSLIEHSLYTQGGVQRLWYTGSMFRYERPQAGRQRQFHQLGVEVLGSADPRADVEAIAIATNILQALGLKNLHLDINSVGNLEDRYSYRQALVDYLTPYKDELDSDSQDRLSRNPLRILDSKDKRTQEIAQNAPSILDHLGTYSRQHFDQVQQLLTDLGISYQLNPRLVRGLDYYTHTAFEIQSDDLGAQATVCGGGRYDGLVAQLGGPDTPAVGWAIGLERLILLLQQLQEPAVPRVDFYVVSRGDAAQAQALVLAQKLRQAGFSVDLDLSGSAFKKQFTRADRSGAIACLILGDEEAASKTVKLKWMASKEQNAIPQAELLVNIEELRSQLRKRE comes from the coding sequence ATGGGCGAAATTCAGGCATTACGCGGGACAAGAGATATTCTTCCAGAGGAAGTTGGATATTGGCAGCAGGTAGAAACTACGGCGCGAGATATTCTCTCAAAAGCAGCATATCGTGAAATTCGTACTCCCATTTTTGAGCAAACTGAGTTATTTGAGCGGGGTATTGGGGAAGCAACCGATGTAGTAGGTAAAGAAATGTATACGTTTCGCGATCGCGGCGATCGCTCGATTACGTTACGCCCAGAAGGAACCGCTGGTGTTGTGCGATCGCTTATTGAACACAGTTTGTACACTCAAGGCGGCGTACAGCGGTTGTGGTATACCGGATCAATGTTTCGCTACGAACGTCCGCAAGCCGGACGACAGCGGCAATTTCACCAACTAGGCGTAGAAGTTTTGGGAAGTGCTGATCCGAGAGCAGATGTGGAAGCGATCGCGATCGCCACGAATATCCTCCAAGCTTTGGGATTAAAAAACCTTCACCTTGATATCAATTCAGTAGGAAATCTTGAAGATCGCTACTCATATCGCCAAGCGTTGGTAGACTACTTAACGCCATACAAAGATGAACTCGATTCTGATTCGCAAGATCGTTTAAGTCGCAATCCATTACGAATTCTTGATAGTAAAGACAAACGCACGCAAGAAATCGCCCAAAATGCACCGAGTATTTTAGATCATCTTGGCACGTACTCGCGTCAGCACTTCGACCAAGTACAACAGTTACTCACCGATTTAGGAATTAGTTACCAACTCAATCCGCGATTGGTACGCGGACTTGATTACTATACCCACACAGCGTTTGAAATTCAGTCGGATGACTTGGGTGCGCAAGCAACAGTTTGTGGTGGTGGACGTTACGATGGTTTAGTGGCGCAGTTGGGTGGTCCTGACACACCTGCAGTTGGTTGGGCAATTGGTTTAGAACGCTTAATTTTATTACTGCAACAGCTACAGGAACCTGCTGTACCAAGAGTAGATTTCTACGTTGTTTCCCGTGGGGATGCAGCCCAAGCCCAGGCACTTGTTTTAGCACAGAAATTGCGTCAAGCAGGGTTTAGTGTAGATTTAGACTTGAGTGGAAGTGCTTTTAAGAAACAGTTTACCAGAGCAGATCGTAGTGGTGCGATCGCGTGTCTTATTTTGGGAGACGAAGAAGCTGCAAGCAAAACAGTTAAACTCAAGTGGATGGCGTCAAAAGAACAAAATGCGATTCCGCAAGCGGAATTACTTGTCAACATTGAAGAACTGCGAAGCCAGCTGCGCAAGCGCGAGTGA
- a CDS encoding hybrid sensor histidine kinase/response regulator yields MPSSRLFETHCGSRRQSRKRILQGRRGVNPEQFLVFARLLPEPVLLISGNGQILAANPSFFKMLGLNRQILPEKMLFELVTNPPDQVKQYLRTCSSSREMVLGSLTLSANNGDCLCRCEGAVIRPWSPESPALILLRLKNRESASSRFTLLNKKIDELAKEIRQRQRVEEERAQLLVQEQKARTEAENLNRLKDEFLSTVSHELRTPLNAILGWSHILRVKRVDEAMMNRALETIERNARSQAQLIDDLLDISRIITGKIRLNVQTIELLTVIETAMDTVRPAADAKNIRLQSVLDPAAGPVLGDSERLQQIVWNLLSNGIKFTPKRGRVQVCLQRINSHVEIIVADTGQGISAEFLPYVFERFRQADSSITRSFGGLGLGLAIVRQLVELHGGTVHAESPGEGQGAAFTVKLPLMAVGPTVIEPERVHPAVGGSVPFDCSPRLDGLKILIVDDDADIRDLLTYTLEVCGAEVIAAASADEAISTLTESSTPMNILISDIGMPDEDGYALLRRVRALEPEKGGGIPAIALTAYARTQDRRAALLAGFQSHVAKPVEPAELIAVIANLAGRIKGI; encoded by the coding sequence ATGCCGAGTAGTCGTTTATTTGAAACCCACTGCGGAAGCAGAAGACAGTCAAGGAAGAGAATACTTCAAGGGAGACGGGGGGTGAATCCCGAACAGTTTCTTGTCTTCGCCAGACTTTTGCCAGAACCCGTGCTCCTGATTTCGGGAAACGGTCAGATCTTGGCTGCCAACCCGTCATTCTTCAAGATGCTGGGGTTAAACCGTCAGATATTGCCAGAGAAAATGCTCTTTGAGCTGGTAACCAATCCTCCTGATCAGGTCAAACAGTATCTACGCACTTGCTCCAGCAGTCGAGAAATGGTACTGGGATCATTAACCTTGAGTGCCAACAATGGAGATTGCTTGTGTCGCTGTGAAGGGGCAGTTATCCGACCGTGGTCACCTGAATCGCCTGCACTAATTTTATTGCGCTTAAAAAATAGGGAATCCGCCAGTAGCCGATTTACACTACTTAACAAGAAGATCGATGAATTGGCAAAAGAGATCCGGCAGCGTCAACGAGTGGAAGAAGAGCGGGCTCAACTTCTGGTGCAGGAACAGAAAGCCCGAACGGAAGCTGAGAATCTTAATCGATTGAAGGATGAATTTCTCTCGACCGTTTCCCATGAACTGCGGACCCCCCTCAATGCCATCCTTGGCTGGTCACACATCCTTCGGGTTAAGAGGGTAGACGAAGCAATGATGAATCGTGCTCTGGAAACGATCGAGCGTAATGCCAGATCTCAGGCGCAGTTGATTGACGATCTCCTGGATATTTCACGCATTATTACAGGCAAGATTCGCCTCAATGTGCAAACGATTGAGCTATTGACGGTGATTGAGACAGCGATGGATACGGTGCGACCTGCCGCTGATGCCAAAAACATACGCCTGCAATCGGTGCTTGATCCAGCAGCCGGTCCTGTTTTAGGAGACTCCGAGCGGTTACAGCAGATTGTCTGGAATTTGCTCAGTAACGGGATTAAGTTCACACCGAAACGCGGGCGGGTTCAGGTCTGCCTGCAACGAATTAACTCGCATGTTGAAATTATTGTGGCGGATACAGGTCAAGGCATCAGTGCCGAATTCCTCCCCTACGTCTTCGAGCGCTTTCGCCAGGCAGATAGTTCCATTACCCGTTCTTTTGGTGGACTGGGGTTGGGTTTAGCGATCGTCCGCCAATTGGTCGAACTTCATGGCGGAACAGTGCATGCTGAAAGCCCAGGAGAAGGACAAGGAGCCGCGTTTACAGTGAAACTTCCCCTGATGGCTGTTGGACCGACAGTAATTGAACCAGAACGGGTGCATCCAGCGGTAGGAGGCAGTGTCCCGTTTGACTGCTCCCCTCGGCTAGATGGATTGAAGATACTGATCGTGGATGACGACGCGGATATACGGGATTTACTCACCTACACGCTCGAAGTTTGTGGGGCAGAAGTTATAGCTGCAGCCTCAGCAGACGAAGCAATCTCAACGCTAACCGAATCTTCGACACCGATGAATATCTTAATTAGTGATATTGGAATGCCGGATGAAGACGGTTATGCTCTGTTGCGTCGAGTTAGAGCACTGGAACCAGAGAAGGGAGGAGGAATTCCCGCTATAGCCCTGACAGCCTATGCCCGAACTCAGGATCGTAGGGCTGCTCTTTTGGCAGGCTTCCAGTCCCATGTTGCCAAGCCAGTTGAACCGGCTGAATTAATTGCAGTGATTGCGAATCTGGCTGGACGAATCAAAGGTATCTAA
- a CDS encoding GFA family protein — MTVPYTGGCQCGQIRYEIWAEPLTLYACHCQECQKQSSSAFGMSMPVPRDAVVILQGKPKQWQRVSDSGREVSCLFCEECGTRLFHNPARNSKITNVKPGTLDDTSWLMPVGNLWTRSAQKWVVMSEQMLNYEAQPSDFTQLFEQFQTE, encoded by the coding sequence ATGACCGTTCCTTACACGGGAGGATGTCAGTGCGGGCAAATTCGATACGAGATCTGGGCTGAACCTTTAACGCTTTATGCTTGTCACTGCCAAGAATGTCAAAAGCAATCATCCAGTGCCTTTGGTATGTCAATGCCAGTTCCCCGCGACGCAGTTGTAATTCTCCAAGGAAAGCCGAAACAATGGCAGCGAGTTTCTGATAGCGGACGTGAAGTAAGTTGCTTATTTTGTGAAGAGTGCGGGACAAGATTATTCCACAACCCTGCCCGAAACTCCAAAATTACCAACGTTAAACCTGGAACATTGGATGATACAAGTTGGCTCATGCCGGTTGGCAACCTGTGGACTCGAAGTGCTCAAAAATGGGTCGTTATGAGTGAACAGATGTTAAACTACGAGGCGCAACCTAGCGACTTTACTCAACTGTTCGAGCAATTTCAAACTGAGTAG
- a CDS encoding RNA polymerase sigma factor SigF, with amino-acid sequence MVLSNTVNPKELKQTSATLLRDYEQGRSQTIRNQLVTLHLGLARKEAHYWSNQCTESYEDLLQVGCMGLIRAVERFELSKGHAFSSFAVPYIRGEIQHYLRDKGVMVRIPRRWLTLQQQAVGVSQSLRQKYNRQPLDIEIAAALNVSVEEWQEVKLAWVNRAPLSLDMPIQESEEGTTCLGEIVPDQDYRSFQLAQEDRIRLQQSLYQLEKRTHEILKFVFLYDLTQKEVAEHLGISVVTVSRRVKKGLDCLKQLMVGTED; translated from the coding sequence ATGGTGCTAAGTAATACCGTAAATCCTAAGGAATTGAAGCAAACAAGTGCAACTCTACTGCGAGATTACGAGCAAGGTCGTTCTCAAACTATCCGCAACCAGCTCGTCACCCTTCATCTGGGGTTAGCGAGAAAAGAGGCACACTACTGGAGTAACCAATGTACAGAAAGTTATGAAGACTTATTACAAGTAGGCTGCATGGGGTTAATTCGGGCAGTGGAACGCTTTGAATTATCTAAAGGTCATGCCTTTAGTTCTTTTGCGGTTCCTTATATTCGGGGAGAAATTCAGCATTATCTGCGAGATAAAGGTGTCATGGTGCGAATTCCACGCCGTTGGTTAACTTTACAGCAGCAAGCAGTAGGAGTATCCCAATCGCTACGCCAGAAATATAACCGCCAACCATTAGATATCGAAATTGCGGCAGCACTAAATGTTTCGGTTGAGGAATGGCAAGAAGTCAAACTGGCGTGGGTAAATCGCGCTCCCTTAAGCTTAGATATGCCTATTCAGGAATCTGAAGAAGGGACAACCTGTTTAGGAGAAATAGTTCCCGATCAAGATTACCGTAGCTTTCAACTAGCACAAGAAGACCGCATTCGCTTACAACAATCTTTGTATCAGTTAGAGAAACGCACTCACGAAATCTTGAAATTTGTGTTTTTATATGACTTGACACAGAAAGAAGTGGCAGAACACCTAGGCATTAGTGTTGTCACAGTTTCACGTCGCGTGAAAAAAGGACTAGATTGTTTGAAGCAGTTAATGGTTGGGACAGAAGATTAA
- a CDS encoding acyltransferase, with protein MQISQNQFKDEIEFPGLPLAVYREIAAHLQQVDGVETGLYPAAYQQFDYSHSQIGGLWIQYNQYANSVSRERVAQILAYYQNCYGAFRKLNSAVE; from the coding sequence GTGCAAATAAGTCAAAATCAATTCAAGGATGAAATCGAGTTTCCTGGCTTGCCATTAGCAGTTTACCGAGAAATTGCCGCGCATTTGCAGCAAGTGGACGGAGTCGAAACAGGACTATATCCTGCTGCTTATCAACAGTTTGATTACAGCCATAGTCAAATTGGCGGTTTGTGGATTCAGTATAACCAATACGCTAACTCGGTAAGCCGCGAACGAGTCGCTCAAATTTTGGCATACTATCAGAATTGTTACGGCGCATTTAGAAAACTGAATTCTGCAGTAGAGTAG
- a CDS encoding photosystem II manganese-stabilizing polypeptide produces the protein MRYRALIITFLALCLGVLTACSEGPASASSRDVLTYDQIRGTGLANKCPQLSETTRGSIAIDSNQSYRIVELCLEPTTFFVKEEPTNKRQKPEYIAGKLLTRYTSTIDQVQGKLNINNDGSLTFVEEDGLDFQAITVQLPGGERVPFLFTIKDLVAQTQPGLTSITTSTDFEGDFKVPSYRSAAFLDPKGRGGVTGYDNAVALPAQADREELVKANRKQTPNLKGEISLQVAKVDSSTGEIAGTFESEQPSDTDLGAREALDVKIRGLFYARIEPTRA, from the coding sequence ATGAGGTATCGCGCTCTAATTATTACATTTTTAGCATTGTGCTTGGGTGTACTAACCGCTTGTAGTGAGGGTCCTGCGTCTGCTAGTAGTAGAGATGTACTCACCTACGACCAGATCAGAGGTACTGGTCTAGCTAATAAATGTCCACAGCTTTCAGAAACAACGCGTGGTTCCATTGCAATTGATTCTAATCAGTCATATAGAATAGTCGAGTTATGCTTGGAACCAACCACCTTCTTTGTTAAAGAAGAACCCACGAACAAACGTCAAAAGCCAGAATACATTGCTGGTAAATTATTAACACGTTACACTTCTACAATCGACCAGGTACAGGGCAAGCTCAATATAAATAATGATGGCAGCCTAACCTTTGTGGAAGAAGACGGGCTTGACTTCCAAGCGATCACAGTACAGCTTCCTGGTGGTGAGCGAGTTCCTTTCTTGTTCACAATTAAAGATCTAGTGGCTCAAACCCAACCAGGGCTAACTAGCATCACCACCTCTACTGATTTTGAAGGTGATTTTAAAGTACCTTCTTACCGCTCGGCAGCCTTCCTCGATCCTAAAGGTCGTGGTGGTGTAACCGGTTATGATAATGCAGTTGCACTTCCTGCTCAAGCAGATCGTGAAGAACTCGTTAAAGCAAACCGCAAGCAAACTCCCAACTTGAAAGGAGAAATTTCTCTACAGGTTGCTAAGGTAGATAGCAGCACGGGTGAAATTGCTGGTACTTTTGAAAGCGAACAACCATCTGATACCGATCTGGGTGCGCGTGAAGCGCTGGATGTCAAGATTCGGGGTCTGTTCTATGCTCGAATCGAACCCACAAGAGCTTAG
- a CDS encoding ExbD/TolR family protein produces MKINLHSPIEEVQVQIIPLIDVIFCILTFFLLAALQFTRQQAINVDLPRATTGTPPEIRQTLIVTLDGIGQTYVEQDAVSRDELTQRLQAYRQANPEGIMVLNASRTASYNEVIQVLDLLRAVGGDRVALATLPGDTNPGVSPTVPVVPGIPPLPDPQNNLNAPIPTIPPAPAPNQSPISPTATPAVP; encoded by the coding sequence ATGAAAATTAATTTACATTCTCCAATTGAAGAAGTTCAGGTTCAAATTATTCCTCTGATTGATGTCATTTTTTGTATCTTGACGTTTTTCTTGTTAGCTGCGTTGCAATTCACTCGGCAGCAAGCGATTAATGTAGACTTACCGAGAGCAACCACCGGTACGCCGCCGGAAATTCGCCAAACTCTGATCGTAACGTTGGATGGGATCGGGCAGACTTATGTAGAGCAAGATGCCGTATCGCGAGATGAACTAACGCAACGATTGCAAGCTTATCGCCAGGCGAATCCGGAAGGAATTATGGTATTAAATGCTTCACGTACTGCAAGTTACAATGAAGTGATTCAAGTACTCGATTTACTCCGAGCTGTCGGTGGCGATCGCGTGGCTTTAGCAACTCTACCAGGCGATACTAACCCAGGAGTGAGTCCTACTGTTCCTGTCGTTCCTGGAATTCCACCTTTACCAGATCCACAGAATAATCTCAACGCTCCAATTCCTACAATTCCTCCTGCTCCTGCTCCTAATCAGTCTCCAATTTCTCCTACGGCAACACCTGCAGTTCCTTAA
- a CDS encoding methanogen output domain 1-containing protein: MNSSLKSETLLKNLKISLERDVFLRTLIRELAGTLQDVVGLEEASGFISVVGQNMGRQIDQDYKAALEVSHLTREQVADVFVDLKRRIQGDFYIIEQTDEKIVLGNRACPFAEKVIDRPAMCMMTSNVFGSIAADNLGYAKVELQETIATGAPGCRVVVYLKPTAEAEDSQGREYFKGDGG, encoded by the coding sequence ATGAATAGTTCTCTTAAATCTGAAACGCTCCTGAAGAATCTCAAAATTTCTTTAGAGCGAGATGTGTTTTTACGTACCTTAATTCGAGAGTTAGCAGGTACATTACAGGATGTAGTGGGCTTAGAGGAAGCTTCAGGATTTATCAGTGTCGTGGGTCAAAACATGGGCAGGCAAATCGACCAGGACTATAAAGCGGCTCTAGAGGTATCCCATCTAACGCGAGAGCAAGTAGCCGATGTATTTGTGGATTTGAAGAGGCGAATCCAGGGTGATTTTTATATCATCGAACAAACGGATGAGAAGATTGTCTTAGGGAACCGTGCTTGCCCGTTTGCCGAAAAAGTCATCGATCGCCCCGCCATGTGTATGATGACCTCAAATGTTTTTGGTTCCATTGCAGCGGACAATCTAGGCTACGCTAAGGTGGAACTGCAAGAGACGATTGCGACGGGTGCACCTGGATGCCGAGTAGTCGTTTATTTGAAACCCACTGCGGAAGCAGAAGACAGTCAAGGAAGAGAATACTTCAAGGGAGACGGGGGGTGA